The genomic interval CGGCGCCGCAAAGAAGCGAGCTGCTTGCTTCTTCAGAAGATTTGATGCTTGCCGCCAGAATTTCCGTGGTGCTACCGTGAAGTATCTTTGACATTGCATTCAGAAGCGCAAGCCCGTCTCCTATCAACTTTGTTGCGCGGTTAACATACACCGCAATGTATTGTGCGCCTGCCTCACTTGCCACTAATGCCTGTGATACGCTGTATAGTGCAGTTACGCAACAGGGTATTTCTTTTGAAAGAGAATAAACTGCCTGAAACCCGGCGGCAACCGGAGGGATTTTCAGTACAAGCTGGTCGCCTGCAATCTCTTTTGCCATACGGGCTTCCTTATGCATGTCTTTACTATTAGATGAAATAAGCTGATAAAACAGCTTTCCCATATTGAGTTCTGCAAGTTGTGCTAATACGGATTCAGCCTTCCTGCCTGCTCCGGCAAGGAGCAAGGGATT from Candidatus Kuenenia stuttgartiensis carries:
- a CDS encoding transaldolase family protein; translated protein: MSIFIDTATPEEAKIAKDFGWVKGITTNPLLLAGAGRKAESVLAQLAELNMGKLFYQLISSNSKDMHKEARMAKEIAGDQLVLKIPPVAAGFQAVYSLSKEIPCCVTALYSVSQALVASEAGAQYIAVYVNRATKLIGDGLALLNAMSKILHGSTTEILAASIKSSEEASSSLLCGADHLTLPFNILSTLCIHEHSEEAVRQFNSGGTGIQIEVK